The following are encoded together in the Macadamia integrifolia cultivar HAES 741 chromosome 10, SCU_Mint_v3, whole genome shotgun sequence genome:
- the LOC122091367 gene encoding pre-mRNA-processing factor 39-like isoform X1 gives MGDSETVVAQTSTVMEYTSTGYTTTEYSAVSSNVTPDSVAFTTVAAVDTNSPSIPTDTAYPLPDGSSLADGNACNTDPISVAQEPPVTSVNESIPDGAVANTSENLISQENVVPDSAQVGCDSSVNGNGVVEAMNFTHTGSGENGNASDDAGGAAEQPYEESSALSAEEERLWSIVKANSLDFNAWTALIEETEKVAEDNILKIRKVYDTFLAEFPLCYGYWKKYADHEARLGNIDKVVEVYERAVVAVTYSVDIWLHYCMFAISTYGDPDTVRRLFERGLAYVGTDYLSYPLWDKYIEYEYSQQQWCHLAMIYTRIFENPNQQLDRYFNSFQELAASRPLSEIRSAEEASAAVAANLEAGGQEAEGEVPPNGVEQSTKPVSAGLSEAEELEKYIAIREDMYKKAKEFDSKIIGFETAIRRPYFHVRPLIDAELENWHSYLDFIEREGDLHKIVKLYERCLIACANYPEYWIRYVLCMEASGSLDLANNALTRATQVFVKRQPEIHLFAARFKEQTGDVAGACAAYQLVHSGISPGLLEAVVKHANMEHRLGNLEDAFSLYEQAIATEKGKEQSQTLPMLFVQYARFFYLVAGNAEKAREVLVEAIDNVQLSKPLLEALIHLEAIQSAAKRIDYLDSLVEKFILPILENPNPASTADREELSGVFLEFLNLFGDAQSIKKAEDRHAKLFLRQRYTSELRKRHAEDFLASDKAKVVKSYAGVPSTAQSLMGAYPTAQNQWTAGYGLQPQAWSQAAQAGQQWNPSYAQQAGYGGYTGYGSGYTHPQMPSSTAQSTAYGTYPPTYPVQATPQQSYAQPAAAAVAFAPTQQQAPAQQAYYGTYY, from the exons ATGGGGGACAGTGAAACTGTTGTTGCTCAAACATCGACTGTCATGGAATACACATCCACAGGCTATACTACAACTGAGTACTCTGCTGTGAGCTCAAACGTTACTCCAGATAGTGTTGCTTTCACCACTGTGGCTGCTGTGGATACGAATTCTCCATCCATTCCAACAGACACTGCTTATCCCTTGCCAGATGGTTCTAGTTTAGCTGATGGAAATGCATGCAATACAGATCCTATTTCTGTCGCACAAGAACCTCCTGTTACCTCAGTAAATGAGTCAATCCCTGATGGTGCTGTGGCAAATACTTCCGAGAATCTTATCAGCCAGGAGAATGTAGTACCAGATTCGGCTCAAGTTGGTTGTGATTCTTCTGTAAATGGCAATGGTGTTGTTGAAGCGATGAATTTTACTCATACAGGAAGTGGTGAAAATGGCAATGCTTCGGATGATGCTGGTGGAGCTGCTGAGCAACCGTATGAAGAGAGTTCTG CACTTTCTGCTGAAGAAGAACGACTGTGGAGCATTGTGAAAGCAAATTCTTTGGACTTCAATGCATGGACTGCCCTCATTGAAGAGACGGAGAAGGTTGCGGAG GATAACATATTAAAAATCCGAAAAGTTTATGATACCTTTTTAGCGGAATTTCCCTTGTGCTATGGATACTGGAAAAAGTATGCAGATCATGAGGCTCGTTTGGGTAATATTGACAAAGTAGTGGAGGTATATGAGAGGGCAGTTGTAGCTGTGACCTATTCTGTGGATATTTGGCTGCATTATTGCATGTTTGCTATATCAACATATGGAGATCCTGATACTGTTCGAAG GTTGTTTGAACGTGGATTGGCTTATGTTGGGACAGATTATCTTTCCTATCCTCTCTGGGACAAATATATAGAGTATGAATACTCACAGCAGCAGTGGTGTCATCTGGCCATGATCTACACAAGGATTTTTGAGAACCCTAATCAACAACTTGATCGCTATTTCAACAG TTTCCAGGAGTTGGCTGCAAGTCGACCTTTGTCTGAGATAAGGAGTGCTGAGGAAGCTTCTGCCGCAGTAGCTGCAAACTTGGAGGCTGGTGGCCAAGAAGCTGAGGGAGAGGTTCCTCCCAATGGTGTGGAACAATCTACAAAACCTGTAAGTGCAGGCTTATCAGAAGCAGAGGAGTTGGAGAAGTATATCGCCATTAGAGAAGACATGTATAAGAAAGCTAAAGAGTTCGATTCTAAGATCATTGGTTTTGAAACAGCTATTAGGAGGCCCTACTTCCATGTACGGCCCCTCATTGATGCTGAGCTAGAAAACTGGCACAGCTATCTGGATTTTATTGAAAGAGAAGGCGACCTCCACAAG ATTGTCAAGCTGTATGAGAGGTGTCTAATTGCTTGTGCCAATTATCCTGAGTACTGGATACGGTATGTCTTATGCATGGAAGCAAGTGGAAGTTTGGATCTTGCAAATAATGCACTTACTCGTGCTACGCAAGTCTTTGTCAAG AGACAGCCGGAGATTCACCTTTTTGCTGCTAGGTTTAAGGAGCAAACTGGGGATGTTGCAGGAGCATGTGCTGCGTATCAACTTGTGCATTCTGGAATTTCACCTGGTTTACTTGAAGCTGTTGTTAAGCATGCAAACATGGAACATCGACTG GGCAACTTGGAAGATGCATTCTCACTATATGAACAGGCAATAGCCACTGAAAAAGGGAAAGAACAGTCTCAAACATTGCCAATGCTCTTTGTTCAGTATGCACGGTTTTTTTACTTG GTTGCTGGAAATGCTGAAAAAGCTAGAGAGGTTCTAGTTGAAGCCATTGATAATGTGCAACTATCAAAGCCACTTTTAGAG GCCTTAATCCATCTAGAGGCTATTCAGTCGGCTGCTAAGAGAATTGACTATTTAGACTCATTGGTTGAAAAGTTTATATTGCCCATCCTTGAGAACCCCAATCCTGCAAGTACTGCTGACAGAGAAGAACTATCTGGTGTTTTTTTGGAG TTTTTGAATCTCTTTGGAGATGCACAGTCTATCAAGAAAGCTGAAGATCGGCATGCGAAGCTTTTTTTACGCCAGAGGTACACATCAGAGTTGAGGAAACGGCATGCTGAAGACTTTCTAGCTTCAGACAAGGCAAAGGTTGTTAAATCTTATGCAGGTGTTCCCTCAACAGCCCAATCGTTGATGGGTGCATACCCGACTGCGCAGAACCAGTGGACTGCTGGATATGGGCTACAACCTCAAGCTTGGTCTCAGGCTGCACAGGCAGGACAACAGTGGAACCCTAGCTATGCTCAACAG